In the Salvia miltiorrhiza cultivar Shanhuang (shh) chromosome 8, IMPLAD_Smil_shh, whole genome shotgun sequence genome, TGCATCGACCGGCGGTCACAAGATTTGCAACTTCCTTTATCACTCTTGCACAATATCACAAGCAAAAAAAcaatttgaggaaaatggtTACTTCGGAAGAGTGGATTGCTTCAAAGTGGCAAAAGGATGCGGGAGGGAGGAAGATGACATCTATTATTTTGCAAGACACATTTTGGAGGAATGTGTTGTATGCTCTTAAGTTGGTAGGTCCTCTTGTGAAAGTACTTCGGATGGTTGATGGGGATAAAAAACCGGCAATGGGGTACATTTATGAAGCTACGGATAGAGCTAAAGAGGCTATTGCTAAGAGTTTTGGTCACAAAGAGGAGCGTTACAAAGAAGCTTTTGAGATAATTGATAAAAGATGGGATTGCCAACTTCATCGCCCTTTACATGCGGCCGGATACTTTCTAAATCCGGAAATCTATTATGATAATCCGGAGGGAGTGAGTTGTCAAGAGGTTGAGAAAGGCTTGTATGAAAGCATTCAAA is a window encoding:
- the LOC130996945 gene encoding uncharacterized protein LOC130996945 codes for the protein MLERPHLYWTPCATHCVDLMLEDIGKLPMIKNAIKKAIYMNGYIYNHVAVVNMMRRFTNQRNLHRPAVTRFATSFITLAQYHKQKNNLRKMVTSEEWIASKWQKDAGGRKMTSIILQDTFWRNVLYALKLVGPLVKVLRMVDGDKKPAMGYIYEATDRAKEAIAKSFGHKEERYKEAFEIIDKRWDCQLHRPLHAAGYFLNPEIYYDNPEGVSCQEVEKGLYESIQRLVRDEATQDKIMVELDAYKNATGLFGNAMTIRHRKMKSPADWWSCYGSSSPNLKSFAIKVLSLTCSATGCERNWSVFQHLHTKKRNRLA